The window CGCTTTGGCCTCGCTGTTTTAAAGCGAGATAATTTTTCCATAGAAAGGCTCTTTTCTTTTGCACAATTCATCAACTAGACGTCCCGGCGGTCCTCGCCGTAGTTATTCTTCCCGACCAGGTCGACCGCATAATCCACACAAACCTCGCTACGGTAGCGGTAAGCGTAAGCCAACCAAATTTGGTAAGCAGTTTATTGATCCTACCAAATTCATTAACGCTGCGACCAAGCCGGCCGACCAAACACCGTATCAAGCCAAGCACGTCTTTGCCGATTTTGGATTTATTAAAGACCTGCAACGCAACCTAGATCAAAAAGGTTACACCGTTCCAACTGCCATCCAGGATCAGTCTATCCACTCGGCAATTGAAGGTCGTGACATTATTGGCCTAGCTAATACTGGCACCGGTAAAACTGCTGCTTTCTTACTACCAATTATTCAGCGTCTTAAAACTGATAATCAAAAACAGTCGGCTCTAATTATTGCCCCTACTCGAGAATTGGCTACCCAAATTGACGATGAATTTAGGGCTTTTGCACATGGCTTAAAGCTATATTCTGCCGTCTGTGTGGGCGGAATGAATATTCGACCACAAATCCAACAGTTATCTCGACATCCACATCTTATTATCGGGACACCTGGTCGGCTGAAAGATTTATTGGATCAAAAAGTCCTGCGCTTGTCGCAAGTTAGTTTTTTTGTTCTAGATGAAGCTGATCGTATGCTTGACATGGGCTTCATGCCGGATCTTAAGGCTATCATGGCTTATTTGCCAGAAAAGCGACAATCCCTGTGTTTTTCCGCCACAATTACACCAGATATTTCTCAGCTCCTCGATACCCTACTCAACGATCCCATAACCGTATCGGTCCGCACTCAAGAGACTAGTGAGCATGTTGAACAAAATATTGTCCGCTATGACGGCCGAGAAGATAAGCTTGAAAAACTTACGGAGATCCTAAATCAACCGGACTTTGAGCGGGTTCTGATATTTGGTGAAACGAAATTTGGCGTGCAACGCTTAGCTGAAACGCTCTCTCGTTCTGGCAAGCGAGCCGAAGCGATTCATGGTAATAAATCTCAACCCCAGCGCCAGCGTAGTCTTAAGGCCTTTAAGGATGGGCGAGTGCACATCTTAGTGGCAACCGATGTGGCAGCGCGAGGCTTAGATATTCCAAATGTAAATTTGGTGATTAACTATGATACACCACAGACCTATGCTGATTATATCCATCGCATTGGTCGGACTGGCCGAGCTGGCCAAGCTGGACACGCTCTCACTTTCGTCGATTAGTGCGTTTTTTGTGAAATAATTCACTGTTATTTTTTAGATTTTTGCGCTAGGCTAGAGTGTAGTATAAGGAGGGTATTTGAGGGTTGTACTACGCCACGCCTGGCGCTCTATCATTACTGTCGTTGGTCTAACTCTCATCTTGATTGGCTTGGCTTTTTTGGTGCTTCCAGGACCGGGGCTGTTAATAATAATAGCTGGACTCGCTATCTTAGCTCGAGAGTTTATTTGGGCACAAGGACTACTAGACAAGGCGCAAACTTCGGCGAGGCGTCAGTATGACCGCGTAGCCAGCCGTAAAGCAGATCGAAAAAACTAGTATTATAGTTCTTTTTTATTATAGCCACCGAGCCGTCGCCATAATAAAAGCCCAACCCCGACCACTAATAACCCCAAAACTAAATAGGATAGCGGTTTAACATGCTGAGCGATTAAATGATGCCGATCACCAAGCAAATAACCACCTAAAACTAATAGGATGGTCCAGGTAGCTGTTCCTAATAATGACAGCAGGATGAATGGTAGGGGGCGAATTCGATGCAGGCCAGCTGGAACCGATATAAGTGAGCGCATACCAGGAAGCAGGCGAGCAAAAAAGATCGCCACTAAGCCATGTTTTTCGAACCACTGCTGTGATTTTGCGACATCTTTTTCTTTTAACCCCATCCATTTGCCGTGTTGAGCCACAAAAGCTCGGAGTTTATGTTCCTGTAAGCTACGACCAAGAATATAAAAACATCCTGCTCCAGCCAAGGAGCCGAGTGTGCCAGCAATAATTACCCCCACCAAATTTAATTCACCCTGATAAGCCGAATAGCCAGCCAGTGGTAGAACTAGTTCCGACGGAATTGGCGGGAAAATAGTCTCAATAAACATAACTATAAAAATACCGATATAGCCGAACTGAGCTATAACATGAGCAATACTATCAATCATAGGCAGTATCGTATCAAATTAAGGATTTTTTATCTACAAAACCTCACATTTAATTCGCTTTATTGACAAAATACAGTATAATAATAATGTCTAGAAACAGATACCATAGTGTAGGCTGTCGACCAGATAATGCCAAGATGCCCGAACTTGGTGTTAAATGGATCTTATTCCAGCAGTATAGCA is drawn from bacterium and contains these coding sequences:
- a CDS encoding DEAD/DEAH box helicase, whose protein sequence is MHNSSTRRPGGPRRSYSSRPGRPHNPHKPRYGSGKRKPTKFGKQFIDPTKFINAATKPADQTPYQAKHVFADFGFIKDLQRNLDQKGYTVPTAIQDQSIHSAIEGRDIIGLANTGTGKTAAFLLPIIQRLKTDNQKQSALIIAPTRELATQIDDEFRAFAHGLKLYSAVCVGGMNIRPQIQQLSRHPHLIIGTPGRLKDLLDQKVLRLSQVSFFVLDEADRMLDMGFMPDLKAIMAYLPEKRQSLCFSATITPDISQLLDTLLNDPITVSVRTQETSEHVEQNIVRYDGREDKLEKLTEILNQPDFERVLIFGETKFGVQRLAETLSRSGKRAEAIHGNKSQPQRQRSLKAFKDGRVHILVATDVAARGLDIPNVNLVINYDTPQTYADYIHRIGRTGRAGQAGHALTFVD
- a CDS encoding PGPGW domain-containing protein, with the translated sequence MRVVLRHAWRSIITVVGLTLILIGLAFLVLPGPGLLIIIAGLAILAREFIWAQGLLDKAQTSARRQYDRVASRKADRKN
- a CDS encoding DedA family protein; this encodes MIDSIAHVIAQFGYIGIFIVMFIETIFPPIPSELVLPLAGYSAYQGELNLVGVIIAGTLGSLAGAGCFYILGRSLQEHKLRAFVAQHGKWMGLKEKDVAKSQQWFEKHGLVAIFFARLLPGMRSLISVPAGLHRIRPLPFILLSLLGTATWTILLVLGGYLLGDRHHLIAQHVKPLSYLVLGLLVVGVGLLLWRRLGGYNKKEL